ATCCGCCCGGTCGCTCGTGCAGACGTTCGGCCGCGCCGCGCGCAACGTGTCCGGAAGGGTCATCCTCTACGCGGATCGTGAGACCGGGTCGATGCGGGATGCGATGTCGGAGACGAACCGCCGAAGGAAGCGGCAGTTGGCGTTCAACCGGGAGAACGGGATCACCCCCGAGACGATCCGGAAGATGATCGCGGATCCGATCGGGCAGGTATGCGAGGCGGACTATGTGACTCCGCCCGAAGGGGAACCGGCCTTCTCCTCGCGGGAAGAGCTCGCGAAAATCCTTCGGAAGCTTCGGAGGGAGATGGAACGGGCGGCGAAAAAACTCGACTTCGAACGCGCGGCGGCCCTGCGCGATCGCCTTCTCGCACTCGAGAAGGCGGAGCTCTCGACCCGCTGAGCGATGGGGCTCCCGTCCGACTGGAAAACGTTCCCGCGCTCCCCCGGGGTCTACATCATGGGCGACGGCCGGGGGAAGGTCCTGTACGTGGGGAAGGCGAAGGATCTGCGGGCCCGCGTCCGGAATTATTCGGTACCGGGGGGGGACGGCCGGCCGGCGATTCCGAACCTCATCAAGCGGGTTCGGGAGATCCGGTGCATCGTCACCGCAACGGAGAAGGAGGCCCTCCTCCTCGAGAATACCCTCATCAAGCGGCACCGCCCCCCCTTCAACATCTTTTTCCGCGACGACAAGGAGTACCTGCTCCTGCGGATCGACCGGAACGAGGAGTTCCCGCGCCCCGAGCTGGTCCGCAGGGCGGCGCGCGACGGGGCGACGTATTTCGGGCCGTACTCCTCGGCGCGGGGGATCCGGGAAACGGTGCGGGAGCTGCTCCGCCTCTTCCCGCTGTGCTCTTGCTCCCGGCGAAAGTTCGCCTCCCGCACGAGGCCGTGCCTCAACTACCAGATGGGAAGGTGTCTCGGAGCGTGCGCCGGCATGGTCACGAGGGAGCAGTACCTCCCCGTCGTCGACGACGCGGTGCGATTCCTCCGGGGGGAGTACCGGGGACTGCTTGCCCGCTGGAAAACGGAGATGAACGCGCTCTCCGGAGCGATGCGATTCGAGGAGGCCGCGAAGATCCGGGACCGGATCGCCGTCGTTTCGAGGACCTTGGCGCGTCAGCGCGTCGTCCGGACCGTCGGAGGGGACGTTGACGCCGTGGGTTGGCATCGCGACGGGCCGGCGGTGACGGCGGCGGTCCTCTATGTGCGGAACGGGCGCATCGAAGACGCGCACCAGCGGCACTTCCGTTGGGAAGGGCCGGAGGAGGAGGCGATCGGCTCCTTCCTGCTGCACCATTACCGGGAGGACGCGTTCTTTCCCGGCGAGATCCTGCTCCCGTTCCCCGTCGCCGACCGCGCGGCGCTTTCCGACGCGCTTTCCGAGCGGGCGGGTCGGCCTGTCGCGGTGCACGTTCCCCTGCGGGGGGAGCGATTCCGGCTCCTGGATCTTGCGCGGAGGAACGCCGTGGAGGGTGCCCGGATGCGCCGCGAGAAGGAAGAGGCGTACGAGCGCCTGGCGGAGCGGATGGCGGTCCTTTTTTCGCTGCCGGATCCACCGGCGCGGATCGAAGGGTACGACATCTCCAACCTCTCGGGGGCGGAAGCGGTGGGGTCGATGGTCACGTTTCTCGGCGGGAAGCCCGCGAAGAAGTGGTACAGAAAATTCTCCGTGCGCGGAGTCGTTGGCCAGGACGACTTCGCCATGATGGAAGAGGTGGTCGGCCGCCGCTTCGCCCACGACGAGGACTTCGGCGGGATGCCGGACCTCGTCCTGATCGACGGGGGGAAGGGGCAACTCTCCTCCGCGGCGGCGGCGATGCGAGCCGCCGGCAAGGAGGACGTTCCTATTCTTTCGCTCGCGAAGGAGCGCGTGCGAGGCGGCGAAAAGGTCTTCCGGGAGCGCGTGTTCCTGCCCGGCCGGAAAAACCCGCTCCACTTCCCCCCCAATGATCCGGTGCTGCACCTGCTGATGCGCGTCCGCGACGAGGCCCACCGCTTCGCCGTCGCGTTCCACCGTACCCGCCGCACCCGCGCCGCGTTCTCCGGCGCACGAACGCCCGCCGAGTAGCAGCCCACAAGGCTGCGTCGCCTCGGAGGGCGGGGCTCCGTTCGTGGCTCGCCGTGCGGTGAACCTGCACGGCTGTGCCCCCCGTTCTTCCTACAGCGGGGGTACCCCAGGGAGCGCATTTCGTCCGTGAGCGGGGCGTTTTACCTCACTGCGCCCCCCCTCCTCCGGCGACTCCGCCGGACCCTTCCGTTGCGTGCGCTTCCCTGTGCAGGTGTCCGCCCTGCGATACCCCGACACAAGCCACAAAGGGATCTTTGCAGCGCATGGTACGGCAGGGAAGAGTCACTTTGAGGTGCGGGCGCTTTCAGGGGACATACCTGGTGTAAACCCCTCTCCGTGAAGGTATGTCCCCTGCCCACAACCCACAAGCCGGTCCGGATTTTGCCTTTTCACGGCTTATGGACCATCCGTTTCGCGGGCAGGGGCCGTTGTACCTGCTCCTCCTCGCTTTTCTCTCCGGGTTCTTCCTCGGGCTGGCCGCCGGGCCTGCCGGGCTCGCTGTCTCCGGGGTTCTGCTTCTGACGGCCCTCGGACTCGCCTCCTTCCGTTTCCGCGAGATACCGCTGGCGTGCGCCGTCGCGACGCTGTGCGGCTCCCTGACCGCGGGGAGAGTCCCACTCGTCTCTCCCGGGAACGTTCTTCCGTACATCGACAACGAGGTGATCCTCGATGGGATGGCGAGAGAGTCCCGCGCCACCGATTCCGGATGGATCGCGGCCGCGCACGGTTCGATGATCTCCTTGCCGGGCGGTACGAAATCGATCCGACTGGGAACCGTTCTCCTGTACATCCGGAATCCGGACCTTTACGTTTCGTTCCCGGCACGCGTCCGCGCGGTTGGGCGCCTGTACCCCGTGCGCGGGATGGGAAATCCCGGCGAGATCCCACGGGAATGGTCGGTGATGGCGCAGGGGGCCCAATATGCCCTTTCCGCCGACGCCGCGAAGGTCGTCTTTCTCCCGGAAGCGGCGGGGGCGGATCGATGGAGAAACCTGTTCCCGCGCGCGCGTCGGGAAACGGGGGAGTGGGTCAAACGGGTCGCCGGAACCACGAACGGCTCCCTGTACCTTCTTTCGCTGGCCACCGGAGAGGTTCCGCCGTACGTCCACCCGCTGGTCACGCTGCTGCGCCGGACCGGTCTCGCGCACCTGCTCGCCATATCGGGCGTCAACGTCGCGATCTTCCACATCCTCACCGTTTTCCTCCTGCGGGCGGGGATGTGGGCGTTCCGAAG
Above is a genomic segment from Candidatus Deferrimicrobium sp. containing:
- a CDS encoding ComEC/Rec2 family competence protein, which encodes MYLLLLAFLSGFFLGLAAGPAGLAVSGVLLLTALGLASFRFREIPLACAVATLCGSLTAGRVPLVSPGNVLPYIDNEVILDGMARESRATDSGWIAAAHGSMISLPGGTKSIRLGTVLLYIRNPDLYVSFPARVRAVGRLYPVRGMGNPGEIPREWSVMAQGAQYALSADAAKVVFLPEAAGADRWRNLFPRARRETGEWVKRVAGTTNGSLYLLSLATGEVPPYVHPLVTLLRRTGLAHLLAISGVNVAIFHILTVFLLRAGMWAFRRRHGTPDLNLLPPLLALPASWAYVFLAGAPTPAVRSAGMITIAVLLWRKLGVRAPGIAWTGMLLLTLGATPTEIVSPSFLLSYGATFFLIANYGAPPEKGETTWRTRAIWWVKEAVGAATVAFLGTLPVSAAFFQAVPSGAILWNVLFGPILGTAGVGGATVAVVGGAFGVDSLAPVYASSRTC
- the uvrC gene encoding excinuclease ABC subunit UvrC, coding for MGLPSDWKTFPRSPGVYIMGDGRGKVLYVGKAKDLRARVRNYSVPGGDGRPAIPNLIKRVREIRCIVTATEKEALLLENTLIKRHRPPFNIFFRDDKEYLLLRIDRNEEFPRPELVRRAARDGATYFGPYSSARGIRETVRELLRLFPLCSCSRRKFASRTRPCLNYQMGRCLGACAGMVTREQYLPVVDDAVRFLRGEYRGLLARWKTEMNALSGAMRFEEAAKIRDRIAVVSRTLARQRVVRTVGGDVDAVGWHRDGPAVTAAVLYVRNGRIEDAHQRHFRWEGPEEEAIGSFLLHHYREDAFFPGEILLPFPVADRAALSDALSERAGRPVAVHVPLRGERFRLLDLARRNAVEGARMRREKEEAYERLAERMAVLFSLPDPPARIEGYDISNLSGAEAVGSMVTFLGGKPAKKWYRKFSVRGVVGQDDFAMMEEVVGRRFAHDEDFGGMPDLVLIDGGKGQLSSAAAAMRAAGKEDVPILSLAKERVRGGEKVFRERVFLPGRKNPLHFPPNDPVLHLLMRVRDEAHRFAVAFHRTRRTRAAFSGARTPAE